The Candidatus Endomicrobium procryptotermitis DNA window ACGATAAGCAGGGCGTTTTTGATAAAGCTTTTAAAGATTATGAAAAAGCTTTAAAACTTAACTCTGCCGACGTTGATATAAGAGTTGAAAAAGCTCATTTTCTTGTAAAGTATGAAAAATTCAGCGGCGCAGTGAAAGATTTTACTGATCTTCTTTCTAAAGAAAATATGAATGCTGAATTTTATAAAGAGCGCGGTTTTTGTTATCAGAAATTGGGTAAAGATAAAAATGCAAAAGCGGATTTTGAGCAGGCGCTCAAACTTAATCCTTCAATAGATGTTCCGATAGAAAAGCCTAAGGAAGCTGCAGTCATTAAAAGGTCGGAACAGCCAAAAAAGAAAGAAGAAAAGGAGATTGAGGCTGAAGAAGTTGCAAAAGAAACTGAAATAAAACCTCATGAAGATAAAAAAGAAGAAGCTCCAAACGAAGAAAATAAAGAAATTTTGTCCGAAGCAGAAAAAGAAGAAATAAAAAAAGCGGCCGCGGTTGTTGAAAATATATTAAATCAAAAAGCACTTGCCCCCGACAAAAAAAATGACGTATTGTCGCAAGGAAGCAAAAAAGATATGCCTTTGAAAGCGTCGGATGAAACAAAAGAAAAAGAAGATAAGTCGAAAAAACATGGATTTTTTTCTAGATTGTTCGGCAAACAGATATCATCTGAGGGTAAAGATGTCAAAAAAACGGAAATAAAAACAGAACTTCCGCAACGGCAAAAAGATATTTTGAAAAAATCAGAATTGCCGAAGCTTGAACCTAAGACAGAATTGCCGCGGCCTAAACCAGCGGCAGCCAAACTGCCTAAAGTTACTCCTGTGCAAGTGGCAGCTAAAAAAGAAACTGTTACGCCCGGAATAGATTTGCTGTTTAACAGAGCCAATGCGAATGTGAAAAATAAAAAATATGATCTGGCAATAGAGGATTTTAACAAAGTTTTAGAAACCGATCCGTACCATCTGCAATCGTATTTGTTAAGAGCGGATTTGTATGTTGTGCTTGGAGAGGAGGATAAAGCGATAAAAGATTTAAGCAGAGCTATAGAAATATCTCCGGCGGGCTTTATATCATATTTTAAACGCGCAGAAATATATTTTTTAAAAGATATGTTAGATGAAGCTTTTGCCGACTATCAAAAAGTTGTTGAAATAAACTCTAAATATGGCGGTGCTTATATGGGAATGGCGAATATATATGCCAAACGAGGTCAAAATGAAGAAGCAGTTGCGCATTACAGATTAGCTAAAAAATACGATATAAAATACGGCAAGCCGGCTGATGCCGAAATCCAGAGACTCTCTGGAAAATAATTTTTGGCTAATAAATCTATTGACATTAAGCCTTTTTTTTGCAATTTCTCCTTTATTGTTCGCATTTATTGAACTTCTGCCACTTTTGCCGTAAGACTCTCGGTTTATGCTGTTGCTTACTATTGCTAAGCTGCTAAGTTTTTCTGCCGTTCAATCTTCTCATTCATTCAATATTATAGATTTTATGTATCTGCGTCATCAGATGGGTTTTCGGAAGTTTTTTCAATGCACAGGAATATAAAGTGTGTATACTGCTCATTTTCGGTTTGTCTTTGCCTGTTGATAACTGAATTATGAAATGTGTATTTTTTGATATTCTGTTTATTAGTTCAACGGCTTTTTTTATCTCGAAGATTTTGGTTTTATTTGTTATTACGCTTTTGATAAAAGCTTTGTTTTTTGAAATTTTAAGAAATTGTTCATGCTCTTTCCAAAAACTTTTTCCGCAATCGGAAGCAAATTTAAAATCCATTGAAACTATATCACAAAACTTTATAATTTTGCTTAACTGATCCGGTAATGTTGAATTTGTTTCAAGGTATGTCAGAAAACCCTCTTTTTTGATT harbors:
- a CDS encoding tetratricopeptide repeat protein, with protein sequence EARLKAEEEEKERLAKEEAEKRVKAAEAEEARLKAEAEEKERLAREKAKRKAEAERLQSEEERRERKARHEAELQAALEAERKAKEEAEGLVQEEVEKQIAVESEKKVLEEKQKEESKPKRDYSVITTFGEALESIAAEPDNFNHYLKRAALYERKKDNLNALNDYQQAEKLTGGKECSVFVARGNFYFNTNQMKEAEMDFSKALELNPNDSSLYLKRAQSRQSLGKETDFFQDLDKAADIDADNAQIYVIRAEHNVYKNAFQKALDDVNKVIELKSDNASVYYFKGFINFNLKNYKECYENMSKAIELHTEEKEIYKYLGICAYELEKFKEAVNYLSKALEYGMQGQDIYSYRATAEFKIGNFDRSVADISKAIDLNQKNFSYYLLRARNYDKQGVFDKAFKDYEKALKLNSADVDIRVEKAHFLVKYEKFSGAVKDFTDLLSKENMNAEFYKERGFCYQKLGKDKNAKADFEQALKLNPSIDVPIEKPKEAAVIKRSEQPKKKEEKEIEAEEVAKETEIKPHEDKKEEAPNEENKEILSEAEKEEIKKAAAVVENILNQKALAPDKKNDVLSQGSKKDMPLKASDETKEKEDKSKKHGFFSRLFGKQISSEGKDVKKTEIKTELPQRQKDILKKSELPKLEPKTELPRPKPAAAKLPKVTPVQVAAKKETVTPGIDLLFNRANANVKNKKYDLAIEDFNKVLETDPYHLQSYLLRADLYVVLGEEDKAIKDLSRAIEISPAGFISYFKRAEIYFLKDMLDEAFADYQKVVEINSKYGGAYMGMANIYAKRGQNEEAVAHYRLAKKYDIKYGKPADAEIQRLSGK
- a CDS encoding 7-carboxy-7-deazaguanine synthase QueE, whose translation is MIHQPDIKAPFYEIFFSYQGEGLYTGLAQIFVRFAGCNLNCSYCDTAYSIKVSDKTIYMTPEDLADKVKFLYKKYKKFLSPTPSIAITGGEPLIYADFLKIFLPKIKKEGFLTYLETNSTLPDQLSKIIKFCDIVSMDFKFASDCGKSFWKEHEQFLKISKNKAFIKSVITNKTKIFEIKKAVELINRISKNTHFIIQLSTGKDKPKMSSIHTLYSCALKKLPKTHLMTQIHKIYNIE